A genomic segment from Neodiprion lecontei isolate iyNeoLeco1 chromosome 1, iyNeoLeco1.1, whole genome shotgun sequence encodes:
- the LOC107222694 gene encoding peroxiredoxin, which yields MMSGLIRNLSLQAKHLVKQGLAQSAVNANIRSFTVGPRLLNASGPQIQKPAPSFTGTAVINGDFKDIKLEDYRGKYVVLFFYPLDFTFVCPTEIVAFSDRMSEFEALNTEVIGVSTDSHFSHLAWINTPRKQGGLGGLRYPLLSDFSKQISAKYNVLIEDAGVALRGLFIIDKEGVLRQLSINDLPVGRSVDETLRLIKAFQFVEKHGEVCPANWQPDSKTIKPNPKDSKQYFESVN from the exons ATGATGTCTGGACTAATCAGAAATCTTTCACTTCAAGCTAAGCACTTG GTAAAACAAGGACTGGCACAATCCGCAGTAAACGCAAATATCCGTAGCTTTACTGTTGGCCCCAGGCTGCTAAATGCGTCGGGACCTCAGATCCAGAAGCCAGCCCCATCATTTACTGGCACCGCAGTAATCAATGGAGACTTCAAGGACATAAAACTAGAGGATTATCGAGGAAAATACGTCGTCTTGTTTTTTTACCCATTGGACTT CACGTTTGTTTGCCCAACGGAAATAGTTGCGTTCAGCGACCGAATGAGTGAATTTGAAGCGCTCAATACAGAAGTTATCGGAGTGTCAACTGACTCCCACTTTAGTCATTTGGCCTGGATTAATACTCCTAGAAAGCAGGGGGGGCTCGGCGGACTTCGTTATCCGTTATTGAGCGATTTCAGCAAGCAAATTTCAGCAAAATATAACGTTCTCATCGAAGATGCTGGGGTTGCCCTGCGAGGACTCTTCATCATCGACAAAGAAGGCGTATTGCGTCAACTGAGTATAAATGATTTACCTGTTGGCAGAAGTGTTGATGAAACACTGCGGTTAATAAAAGCATTtcagtttgttgaaaaacacGGAGAAGTTTGCCCTGCCAATTGGCAACCGGATTCGAAAACTATCAAGCCTAATCCTAAAGACAGCAAGCAGTACTTTGAATCCGTTAATTAA
- the LOC107222689 gene encoding non-structural maintenance of chromosomes element 3 homolog isoform X1, whose protein sequence is MSQRNHNTRSTAQSTQSSTRNTSSVKRSTRNASQASKTNTKNTSPTSQRTQQNDDDEYMTQSQATQSKDLTAEEENQLVGSVIRYLLAVDRTKHVIQRPQLVKNVFGTYNKHYRKIMTIVKATLTQVFGFNLVEFETGKYILTNAITMNPPHLSCPESEKPCRILLILVLAHIFMLDGICKEELLWDFLRKLTIIPADGFKTQMFGDVHKIITVEFVKQQYLKMPKIGSSDPPAYEFHWGVRAEEEVSKRHLLEFVSKMYNDRPIKSWPKQFNALNESECQSIESEDDN, encoded by the exons ATGTCTCAAAGAAACCATAATACACGCAGTACCGCACAAAGCACTCAGAGTTCTACTAGAAATACCTCATCAGTTAAACGATCTACTAGAAACGCCTCGCAAGCCAGTAAAACAAATACCAAAAACACTTCACCAACCAGCCAGAGAACCCAGCAAAATGATGACGATGAATACATGACACAGTCTCAAGCAACTCAAAGCAAAGATCTGACTGCTGAAGAAGAAAATCAGCTAGTCGGAAGCGTGATAAGATATTTATTAGCAGTTGACAGAACTAAGCATGTCATACAAAGACCACAATTggttaaaaatgtttttggaACATATAATAAACATTATCGCAAGATTATGACCATAGTTAAAGCCACTTTGACTCAA GTGTTTGGTTTTAATCTGGTAGAATTTGAAACTGGCAAATACATTTTGACAAATGCTATTACAATGAATCCTCCACATCTTTCGTGTCCGGAGAGCGAAAAACCCTGTCGAATTTTGCTGATTTTGGTTCTTGCTCATATTTTTATGTTGGATGGCATATGCAAGGAAG AATTGTTATGGGactttttaagaaaattgacaataattCCTGCAGACGGTTTTAAGACTCAGATGTTTGGTGATGTACACAAAATAATCACTGTG GAATTTGTGAAACAACAGTATTTAAAAATGCCCAAGATAGGATCATCGGATCCACCTGCATATGAGTTTCATTGGGGTGTGCGTGCCGAGGAAGAGGTTTCGAAACGTCATTTGTTAGAATTCGTTTCAAAG ATGTATAACGATCGCCCGATCAAAAGCTGGCCTAAACAATTCAATGCCTTGAATGAGTCCGAATGCCAAAGCATAGAGAGTGAAGACGATAACTAA
- the LOC107222689 gene encoding non-structural maintenance of chromosomes element 3 homolog isoform X2 has product MSQRNHNTRSTAQSTQSSTRNTSSVKRSTRNASQASKTNTKNTSPTSQRTQQNDDDEYMTQSQATQSKDLTAEEENQLVGSVIRYLLAVDRTKHVIQRPQLVKNVFGTYNKHYRKIMTIVKATLTQVFGFNLVEFETGKYILTNAITMNPPHLSCPESEKPCRILLILVLAHIFMLDGICKEDGFKTQMFGDVHKIITVEFVKQQYLKMPKIGSSDPPAYEFHWGVRAEEEVSKRHLLEFVSKMYNDRPIKSWPKQFNALNESECQSIESEDDN; this is encoded by the exons ATGTCTCAAAGAAACCATAATACACGCAGTACCGCACAAAGCACTCAGAGTTCTACTAGAAATACCTCATCAGTTAAACGATCTACTAGAAACGCCTCGCAAGCCAGTAAAACAAATACCAAAAACACTTCACCAACCAGCCAGAGAACCCAGCAAAATGATGACGATGAATACATGACACAGTCTCAAGCAACTCAAAGCAAAGATCTGACTGCTGAAGAAGAAAATCAGCTAGTCGGAAGCGTGATAAGATATTTATTAGCAGTTGACAGAACTAAGCATGTCATACAAAGACCACAATTggttaaaaatgtttttggaACATATAATAAACATTATCGCAAGATTATGACCATAGTTAAAGCCACTTTGACTCAA GTGTTTGGTTTTAATCTGGTAGAATTTGAAACTGGCAAATACATTTTGACAAATGCTATTACAATGAATCCTCCACATCTTTCGTGTCCGGAGAGCGAAAAACCCTGTCGAATTTTGCTGATTTTGGTTCTTGCTCATATTTTTATGTTGGATGGCATATGCAAGGAAG ACGGTTTTAAGACTCAGATGTTTGGTGATGTACACAAAATAATCACTGTG GAATTTGTGAAACAACAGTATTTAAAAATGCCCAAGATAGGATCATCGGATCCACCTGCATATGAGTTTCATTGGGGTGTGCGTGCCGAGGAAGAGGTTTCGAAACGTCATTTGTTAGAATTCGTTTCAAAG ATGTATAACGATCGCCCGATCAAAAGCTGGCCTAAACAATTCAATGCCTTGAATGAGTCCGAATGCCAAAGCATAGAGAGTGAAGACGATAACTAA